The region GAAATCCGCGGCATTATCGAACGCCAATACAAGGCAGCCGAGGTGGCGGTCAAGGAAGCGATCGACCACTTCGTGGCGATGTTCGATTTGCTCGACGATGAATATATGAAGGAGCGTGCGGTGGATATCAAGGATGTCGGCAACCGCCTGCTGAAGCATCTCCTGGGTGCGCCTGAGGTTACACTGCCGTCGGATACCCAGCCGTACATCCTGGTAGCGAAGGAGCTGTCCCCCTCACAGCTGGCGCATTTGAATCCGGCGTATGTGCTGGGCATAGCGACGATGATGGGCGGCAAAACCTCGCATTCCTCCATCATGGCCCGTGCGCTCGGCATTCCGCTGGTGGCGGGCCTGGAGAACAAGATCCTGACTCCTATCCAGACAGGGGACATGCTGGTGCTCGATGGGGAGACCGGGGCGGTCATGATTCATCCGGATGAATCCACACTGCTTGATTTCAACACCAGACGTGCGAAGCAGCAGCGGAAGCGGGAGCAATTGGAGCTGCTGGCAACTGTCGAAGCGGTCACGAAGGATGGCGTGTCTCTGCGGCTGGCCGGCAATATCAGTTCCGTGAAGGAGCTGAATATGGCGCTGAAATACGGGGCCGAGGGAGTAGGGCTGTTCCGCACAGAGTTCCTGTATATGGACCGCAGTTCTTTTCCGACAGAAGAGGAGCAGTTCGAAGTTTATAAGCTGGTCGCGGAAAAAGTCGGCAAGGAGTCCGTGGTCATCCGTACGCTTGATATCGGGGGAGACAAGCACCTGGATTACTTCCAGCTGCCGGAGGAGCAGAACCCGTTCCTTGGCTACCGGGCCATCCGGATCAGCCTGGACCGCAAGGATATGTTCAAAACCCAGATTACAGCCATTCTGCGGGCCAGTCATTACGGCAATGTGCGGATGATGTTCCCGATGATCTCTTCGGTCGAAGAGGTGCAGGCGGCCAAAGCGGTGCTGAACGAGGTGAAAAGCGAGCTGGACAGCCGGGGAGTACCGTATAACCGCGAGATGAAGGTAGGTATAATGATTGAGGTTCCGGCCGCAGTGATGATTGCCGACCTGCTGGCGGAGGAAGTGGACTTCTTCAGTATCGGCACGAATGATCTGGTGCAGTATGTACTGGCTGTGGACCGGATGAATGAGCAGATTGCCCATATGTATCATCCGTACCATCCGGGAGTGCTGCGCATGATCCGCATGACGGTGGATGCGGCACGCAGCGTAGGCATCGATGTCAGTGTATGCGGCGAGATGGCCGCAGACGAGCGCTCACTGCCGCTCTGGCTGGAGCTGGGGATCAGTGTGCTGAGCATGTCGCCGCAAGCCTTGCTGAAGGTGAAGCACCGTACGCTGAACACCCTGGCTTCTGAAGCCAGAGAGATTGCGAAGGTCTGCTTCCGCAACCGCACCAGCTCGGAGACAGAGGAGCAGCTTACAGCTTTTGTAGGACGGAGCGGATTTCCGCTGGGCGCCGGCGGAGATTCCAAAGAGAAGACGTCATAGCCTTCTTGCGGCATAGAGTTATCAGCATGACAAGGACAAGTTGAACAAGAACATCGATATTAAGTCCGGGGTGAGGGTCAAGGGGGCCATACACACCGGGCTTTTTCAATGATTTTATATGTTTTGGGGTCCCCGCAAAGTATCTGAGTCATCATTGAAGCTAAGCCCCATTTTATGGGGTTATTTTGCTTTTGCAATCACTGGGAACAAGTGCGCTGTCAAAAAAGTAAAACCGTTTGGGCTGCGGGACAGTCAGTATATACAGAAGTCAAAAAAGAAAGGGGAGACTAAGCCTGGATGGAACATACGTGGGAAGGTGAGCAGGTGCGCCACTTGAATGAACAGGAGCAGCTGTTTATCAGCCGGGTACTGGAGCAGAAAAAAATACTCTACAGCATTGCTTACAGCTACTTGCGCAGTGAAGCGGAGTCACTTGAGATGGTTCAGGAAACTACATACCGGGCCTGGGTGAAGCGCGGGAGCCTGAAGGATGAGGACCGGTTCGCACCCTGGCTGACCCGGATTCTGATCAACTGCTGCAAGGATGAACTGAAGCGGAGGAAGCGGCTGGCTGCTCCTGTCCCGGAACCGGCAAGCGCTGGACTACAGGAGATGACCAGTGACCGTAAGCTGGATATGGAGCAGGCCCTGGAAGCGGTAAAACCGAAATACCGTCAGGTGCTTGTGCTGAAGTACTACCGGGATATGACGCTGACAGAAATTGCCGAGGTGCTGGGTAAGCCGGAAGGAACGGTCAAGACCTGGCTGAACAAGGGACTTAAGCAGTTGCGCGACAAAATGAGAATCAAAGGGGGACTATAGCATGGTCAAGACCGAAGAAGAGCTGCTGAAGGAGTACTACCACAGTCTGTCGGCAGAAGCGGATGAGGTTACAGAGATGAAGCTGAATACGGCAATCCGTAAAGGCATAACGCTTTCACGCAGAAGCTCTATGTCATTAAGGAAGCGTTATGCTCTGGCTACAGCGGCGGCAGTGCTGGGGATTGTGCTGTTATTCTCCTTTCCCCGGGCGGGTGAGGTGTTGAAGACCCAAGGGGCAGCTCCCGATCAGGCAGCAATATATCAGAGCTATGGACCCTTTGAAAAGTACATTCCAGCTGCGATGACCACAAACGCCGTATCTTCGGCAATCGAGGCTGGCCTTGTACAGCGCATTACGGGTGTTACTGCGGAGCAGAATGGATTTGTCCTGACTGTAGACGGAATTGCTGCAGATCAGAAGGGGATTATCATTTTGTATTCCTTGCAGAATAAGACTGATGAGAAGGCCAAAGTAGCACATATTCAGTTAACATCAGCTGTTTCAAATCCTTTGCATACATCCCTGGGGCCTGAGAACTCAATTTCCCCAAATCGTATAACCTATGGTTATGAAGTAAGGCAGTGGGAGAGTGACGGAGGCGCTCTTCCGGATCAATTTACACTGGAATTGGAACTTGGTAAGTACAAACAGTTCACGTCAGCTTCAGCAGATAGCTCTATTGCTAAATTGTCTGTAGCTCTTCCGCTAGACCGGGAGGAGATTGCTAAGGCAGGAGAAACCATACATGTAGACAAAACACTGGAAATAGAAGGTCAGAAAATTAAAATTAATCAGGTCTATCTGGCCGCCTCCGGCATTTATATGGATTATACTTCCGACCCGCTGAACTCCAAACAGATCTTCTCCATGTACAAACCGGGGCTCTTAGCAGGCGGTAGCGGTGATTTTACGTATCTGGCTTTACGCGCTGCCAGCTTTACGGACAGTGGGGGCAGACTGATATTTGCCAACGACAGGAGCTCGGCACAATCGCTCCAGCTGCAAATCAATGGAATTCTGGCGCTGGATAAGAAGGCAACCCAATTAATTGTAGATACGGATAAGCAACAAATTATCAAGGCTCCAGATCAGAATTTGCAAATGTCTGTCCACAACACGGAAAGGGGCTCTACGATGGTGCTGGAATATGATTCTCAGGCACAGAATAACAGTATCTACAATGACTTTAGGCTGGGGCCAACATTTACCGATGGAGCAGGTACAGTTCATTCAACAGATCAGTTTGATATCGATATTCCGCAACGCACGGAGCCGGAGAAAGCGAAGTCAATCCCTCACATGTATTACCTTGGTTTGGGGGGCAATATATATCCGCAGCCGCTGACGTTCGCCATTAAGGCATATCCTGCCCTGATCAAAGAGAAGCTGTCCGTTCCAATCCGGTAACCATCTGGTGAATTAGAACAAGCCCTGAACCTCATCGAAAGATAAGGCAGGGCTTGTTTGTGGCCGTTCCGGCATTAGTCTGCTATTCCAATTCTATTCCGCCTATTCACCAGCAAGCGCATCGCAGAACGCTTTGCCGTAAGGCGGCAGGTCCGGCGGGCGGCGGGCGGAGATGATATGGCCGTCAGTGACGACAGGCTCGTCCTTCCAGATGGCTCCAGCGTTCTCCATATCGTCACGGATGCCCGGTGTGGAGGTGACGGTTACGCCCTCTAGTATCTTCGCGGATATCAGTACCCATCCGGCATGGCAGATCTGGCCAATCGGCTTCTTCGCACTATTGAAATCCTGCACCAGCTTCAGCACTGCGCTGTACCGGCGGATTTTGTCGGGTGCCCAGCCTCCGGGAACGAGGATACCGTCATAATCGGCAGCGTTCAACTCGTCCCAGCTGTATTCAGCAGTGGCAGGTACGCCATACTTACCGACATACGTCTTTCCCTTCTCAAGGCCGGCCAAATGAACCTCGGCCCCTTCCTCGCGTACGCGGTATACGGGATACCACAGCTCGAGGTCTTCAAATTCATCGTCCACCAGCGCAATGACTTTTTTACCTGAAAGTCTCATTCTGTTCAGCTCCCTTCGGCTTAACTTCCTGATATCTATGTCATTCTATCAAAAGAGAGACTTGAAGTCACTTTTCGATATGGAAAATCCTAAAACTATTGCCAATTAAAACATGATATGCAAACTTGCAGGGATTCAGGGGAATAAGGTCGAATAGTAGATAGGGAAAAGGCAGAACTATGCGTTTTTAAAAGATCATTCTGAGGTGTGGGAGATGTATAAGGAACAATTAATGAAGAAGTCTTGTGGCTGCGGCGGGATCATGACCATACATATGCATACGCTGATTTATAGTGCGAAGATCAAAATTACTCATGTCCCTGTATATACCTGCGGGCAATGCGCCCGTTATGAGCCCTTGCCGGTTATTAAGCGTGACCTGGGTCTGCTGATCCGGGAGCTTGGAGAGCGCCCTGCGGGCAAGCTTCATCTATCCTTTGCGGACCGCAATGAGTGGGCCAGTGTGCTGAAGGATACGCTTTCTGCGGGCCTGTTTGCCGGCGGCCTGCCGGAACTGGAGGAGGCTATCCGCAAGGCTATGCAGAGCCGGATTGATCTGCTGCTGGATGTATACCGCACGGCGGCGGATCTATCCGACAAGAAGTGGATGGAAGAGATTGGCTTGCGGCTCTCCCAGTTGACTGCTCAATCGGCAGAAAGTGCCAAATAAAGAGCATTTTTTGACATTTTGAAAAAAAGTCTGCAAAAACAATGAAAAAGTTTCAACGAATGTTGGATTTTTCACGCGCTTTTTGATACGATAGAGAAAGCATACGGAATTCTTGAAATTTTAAGGGCTTTCAACTGGAAGCTATTGGAGAATCAGGAATTGGCGGAAGGCGTTAAAGCCGCGCCAGGACTGACGTTTCAACCTTTGAAAGAAAT is a window of Paenibacillus sp. FSL H3-0469 DNA encoding:
- a CDS encoding sigma-70 family RNA polymerase sigma factor, which encodes MEHTWEGEQVRHLNEQEQLFISRVLEQKKILYSIAYSYLRSEAESLEMVQETTYRAWVKRGSLKDEDRFAPWLTRILINCCKDELKRRKRLAAPVPEPASAGLQEMTSDRKLDMEQALEAVKPKYRQVLVLKYYRDMTLTEIAEVLGKPEGTVKTWLNKGLKQLRDKMRIKGGL
- a CDS encoding DUF4179 domain-containing protein — protein: MKLNTAIRKGITLSRRSSMSLRKRYALATAAAVLGIVLLFSFPRAGEVLKTQGAAPDQAAIYQSYGPFEKYIPAAMTTNAVSSAIEAGLVQRITGVTAEQNGFVLTVDGIAADQKGIIILYSLQNKTDEKAKVAHIQLTSAVSNPLHTSLGPENSISPNRITYGYEVRQWESDGGALPDQFTLELELGKYKQFTSASADSSIAKLSVALPLDREEIAKAGETIHVDKTLEIEGQKIKINQVYLAASGIYMDYTSDPLNSKQIFSMYKPGLLAGGSGDFTYLALRAASFTDSGGRLIFANDRSSAQSLQLQINGILALDKKATQLIVDTDKQQIIKAPDQNLQMSVHNTERGSTMVLEYDSQAQNNSIYNDFRLGPTFTDGAGTVHSTDQFDIDIPQRTEPEKAKSIPHMYYLGLGGNIYPQPLTFAIKAYPALIKEKLSVPIR
- the ptsP gene encoding phosphoenolpyruvate--protein phosphotransferase, whose protein sequence is MIQGIGAAAGVAIGKAFVLPNWEWSLPDTQVNPVDLAKEFERLYEGIRTSKDEIEFIKKEFREVVGPEESSIFDAHLAILDDPVFMSEIRGIIERQYKAAEVAVKEAIDHFVAMFDLLDDEYMKERAVDIKDVGNRLLKHLLGAPEVTLPSDTQPYILVAKELSPSQLAHLNPAYVLGIATMMGGKTSHSSIMARALGIPLVAGLENKILTPIQTGDMLVLDGETGAVMIHPDESTLLDFNTRRAKQQRKREQLELLATVEAVTKDGVSLRLAGNISSVKELNMALKYGAEGVGLFRTEFLYMDRSSFPTEEEQFEVYKLVAEKVGKESVVIRTLDIGGDKHLDYFQLPEEQNPFLGYRAIRISLDRKDMFKTQITAILRASHYGNVRMMFPMISSVEEVQAAKAVLNEVKSELDSRGVPYNREMKVGIMIEVPAAVMIADLLAEEVDFFSIGTNDLVQYVLAVDRMNEQIAHMYHPYHPGVLRMIRMTVDAARSVGIDVSVCGEMAADERSLPLWLELGISVLSMSPQALLKVKHRTLNTLASEAREIAKVCFRNRTSSETEEQLTAFVGRSGFPLGAGGDSKEKTS
- a CDS encoding type 1 glutamine amidotransferase domain-containing protein; the encoded protein is MRLSGKKVIALVDDEFEDLELWYPVYRVREEGAEVHLAGLEKGKTYVGKYGVPATAEYSWDELNAADYDGILVPGGWAPDKIRRYSAVLKLVQDFNSAKKPIGQICHAGWVLISAKILEGVTVTSTPGIRDDMENAGAIWKDEPVVTDGHIISARRPPDLPPYGKAFCDALAGE